One window of Thermocoleostomius sinensis A174 genomic DNA carries:
- a CDS encoding IS630 transposase-related protein — MLYALLTQNLESKVADRAQKFGVRTNAIFYALKKMKVTQKKR; from the coding sequence ATGCTCTATGCTCTTTTAACGCAGAATTTAGAGTCCAAGGTGGCCGATCGCGCTCAAAAGTTTGGGGTGAGAACCAATGCCATCTTTTATGCTTTAAAGAAGATGAAAGTCACTCAGAAAAAGCGCTGA
- a CDS encoding class I SAM-dependent methyltransferase, producing MSIKLEKFVPFGRSFDEYRQIFALSEADLSGNILGVGDGPASFNAEATAKGYSVTSIDPVYKFSGEEIYRQFDHVLDTIIDQVIATPNDWIWSYHRSPNDLRRNRIQAIQRFISDYQHGKQAGRYQVGSLPSLTFKDDQFDLALCSHLLFLYSDHYDAVFHQQAVQEMLRVSQEVRIFPLLTLMLQPSPYLDRVIHDCVAAGHTVTIEPVFYELQRGGNQMLRIRKVIKAAN from the coding sequence ATGAGTATAAAACTGGAAAAATTTGTTCCGTTTGGTCGATCGTTTGATGAATACCGGCAGATCTTTGCTTTATCTGAAGCAGATTTGTCGGGAAACATTTTGGGAGTCGGAGATGGTCCTGCTAGCTTTAACGCTGAAGCGACTGCAAAAGGATATTCTGTAACCTCGATCGATCCTGTCTATAAATTTAGCGGCGAAGAAATTTATCGGCAATTCGATCATGTTCTGGATACGATTATTGATCAAGTAATTGCTACTCCGAATGATTGGATTTGGTCCTATCATCGATCGCCTAATGACCTGCGCAGAAATCGAATTCAAGCTATTCAGCGATTTATTTCTGACTATCAGCACGGAAAACAAGCAGGGCGCTATCAAGTGGGTTCCTTACCGAGCTTAACCTTTAAAGATGATCAGTTTGATCTGGCATTATGCTCTCATCTTTTATTCTTATACTCTGATCACTATGATGCCGTCTTTCATCAGCAGGCTGTGCAAGAGATGCTGAGAGTGAGCCAAGAAGTGCGAATTTTTCCACTTTTAACGTTGATGTTGCAACCATCTCCTTATTTAGATAGAGTGATTCATGATTGTGTGGCGGCTGGGCATACCGTCACAATAGAGCCGGTATTCTATGAACTGCAACGAGGGGGTAATCAGATGCTGCGTATCCGCAAAGTCATCAAAGCAGCAAACTAA
- a CDS encoding Precorrin-3B methylase produces MKQPEDPLSGDALVKEVCRRIRVARSYWDAHNNAACRGERDRALQLYNTLTNEQKAQIPQVLRVWLRYRSEKYFGRHRTPPGSQKRAKHGKRKR; encoded by the coding sequence ATGAAACAACCCGAAGACCCTCTCAGCGGAGATGCGCTGGTGAAAGAAGTATGTCGGCGGATTCGAGTTGCCCGCAGCTATTGGGATGCTCATAATAATGCTGCCTGTCGAGGGGAACGCGATCGAGCGCTGCAACTTTACAATACTCTAACGAACGAGCAAAAAGCGCAGATTCCACAAGTGTTACGAGTGTGGCTCCGCTATCGCAGCGAGAAATATTTTGGCCGCCACCGAACACCACCTGGCAGTCAGAAGCGCGCAAAACATGGAAAGCGCAAGCGCTAG
- a CDS encoding SDR family NAD(P)-dependent oxidoreductase, whose product MNKIVLITGVAGGIGYATAQHFKQNGWVVVGVDRQDTSSLPDIDCRIQVDIAEPQAIQKVVLQLRQEFDNLHCLVNNAAVQICKPSLEMTVAEWDEIMAVNVRSCFFLAQATYPLLKPVAGSVVNVSSVHAVATSANIAAYATSKGALLAMTRALAIEFASANIRVNAILPGAVDTSMLRSGLQRGHLSGDYVDELLTDLGKKTVIGRVGNPREIAEAIWFLANNTCSSFMTGQSLIVDGGATARLSTE is encoded by the coding sequence ATGAACAAAATTGTACTAATTACAGGGGTTGCTGGTGGCATTGGCTATGCGACTGCTCAACACTTCAAACAAAATGGCTGGGTAGTAGTCGGCGTCGATCGCCAAGACACGTCATCGCTACCGGACATCGATTGTCGAATTCAGGTGGATATTGCAGAACCACAGGCAATTCAAAAAGTAGTATTGCAACTGCGCCAAGAGTTTGACAACTTACATTGTCTTGTCAACAATGCGGCGGTGCAGATCTGTAAACCCTCTCTAGAGATGACTGTAGCTGAATGGGACGAAATCATGGCGGTGAATGTGCGATCGTGCTTTTTTCTGGCTCAGGCAACGTATCCCCTGCTCAAACCCGTAGCAGGTAGTGTGGTGAATGTCAGTTCGGTTCATGCCGTTGCCACCTCTGCCAACATTGCTGCCTATGCCACTAGCAAAGGAGCCTTGCTGGCCATGACTCGTGCCTTGGCGATCGAGTTTGCCTCTGCAAACATCCGTGTTAATGCCATTTTGCCAGGAGCCGTAGATACGAGCATGTTACGATCGGGCTTGCAGCGGGGGCATTTGAGTGGGGATTATGTAGACGAATTGCTTACCGATTTAGGCAAAAAAACCGTAATCGGGCGAGTAGGTAATCCTAGGGAAATTGCCGAAGCTATTTGGTTTCTGGCAAACAATACCTGTTCCTCCTTCATGACTGGGCAATCACTGATTGTAGACGGTGGTGCCACAGCACGACTAAGCACCGAGTAG
- a CDS encoding phosphoglycerate dehydrogenase codes for MTLDQCQDRLAAEGLDVVVPQIQQQMSESELCNIIADFDGVIAGDDPFTAKVLEIGRKGRLRVLAKWGIGVDAIDLEAAKQLGIYTSNTPNVFGDEVADIALGYIILLARQLHRMDAAIRRGEWLKIQGTSLRGKTAGVVGIGSIGKAIVRRLHTLGMEVLGHDVHPIDPAFCQETHLKSVALDLLLQQSDCIVLACNLTPQNYHLLNDRAFAQMKNGVWVVNVARGALIDETALVTALKDGKVGAAALDVFETEPLPLTSPLLRFEQVILGSHNSSNTREAVLRVNQLAIDHLVRDLNRAASSHES; via the coding sequence ATGACATTGGATCAGTGTCAGGATCGCCTTGCGGCCGAAGGGTTGGACGTGGTTGTACCGCAAATTCAGCAGCAGATGAGCGAGTCCGAGCTATGTAACATTATTGCTGACTTTGATGGTGTGATCGCGGGCGACGATCCGTTTACGGCCAAGGTGCTAGAGATTGGTCGCAAGGGACGCTTGCGGGTGCTGGCTAAGTGGGGCATTGGAGTGGATGCGATTGATTTAGAGGCAGCCAAGCAACTGGGCATCTATACCTCTAACACCCCCAATGTGTTTGGGGATGAAGTGGCGGATATTGCTCTGGGATATATCATTTTGCTGGCGCGGCAACTGCACCGCATGGATGCGGCAATTCGGCGCGGCGAGTGGTTGAAGATTCAAGGCACGTCTCTGCGCGGCAAAACGGCTGGGGTGGTTGGTATAGGCAGCATTGGGAAGGCAATTGTCCGGCGATTGCATACGTTGGGCATGGAGGTGTTGGGGCATGATGTGCACCCGATCGATCCGGCGTTTTGTCAGGAAACCCATCTGAAATCTGTGGCGTTAGATCTGCTTTTGCAACAGTCCGACTGTATTGTGCTAGCTTGCAATTTGACGCCGCAAAATTATCATTTATTGAACGATCGGGCGTTTGCTCAGATGAAAAATGGCGTATGGGTTGTGAACGTGGCACGGGGAGCCTTAATTGATGAGACAGCCCTTGTGACAGCCCTTAAAGATGGCAAGGTGGGTGCTGCGGCGTTGGATGTGTTTGAGACGGAACCACTACCACTAACTAGCCCCTTACTTCGGTTTGAGCAGGTGATTTTGGGCAGCCATAATAGCTCGAACACGCGAGAAGCTGTACTACGAGTCAATCAGTTAGCGATCGATCATCTAGTTCGTGATTTGAATCGCGCAGCTAGTAGTCATGAATCGTAG
- a CDS encoding alpha/beta hydrolase fold domain-containing protein: MNSMNRIKRIVKITLFLILLFSGLGFFLSLWIIVPAPTFSLLPLAVGAPEISPWLLVGNMIAALLALSQYQHPLARVALVASLVGLLLSSLPLSQLSATHQAVTLTMQRNLDVDSWNQPHPTLSFRTQPFQLIDGFRGIPLTSVRHDSGIVFAEVENERLTLDIYRPSTRGRYPTVIVIYGGAWQNGNPSLDADFNRYMAAQGYTMIAIDYRHAPRYQFPSQILDVQTAMQFIQRHATAYEVDLNRMAVLGRSAGAQLAMLLAYQPDTTPLRAVVNYYGPVDLAAGYRNPPVPDPINTRAILDAFLGGSPEQVPDQYTLASPIHFIKPNLPPTLLVYGSRDHVVEAKYGRQLRDCLQASGNTAVLLEIPWAEHAFDAVFSGVSNQLVLYHTERFLAWALR, from the coding sequence ATGAATTCTATGAATCGCATTAAACGCATTGTGAAGATTACTCTGTTCTTAATCTTGTTGTTCAGTGGATTAGGATTCTTTTTAAGCCTTTGGATCATTGTGCCTGCTCCTACCTTCTCGTTACTACCTTTAGCAGTGGGTGCACCTGAAATTAGCCCCTGGCTCTTGGTTGGCAATATGATCGCGGCCCTTTTAGCCCTCAGCCAGTATCAGCATCCCCTTGCACGAGTTGCCCTAGTAGCAAGTTTAGTTGGGTTGTTGTTGAGTAGTTTACCCCTTAGCCAGTTGTCGGCGACTCATCAAGCTGTCACCCTGACGATGCAGCGGAATCTAGACGTTGATTCCTGGAATCAGCCACACCCAACCCTGTCCTTCCGGACTCAACCATTTCAACTGATCGATGGGTTTCGCGGCATTCCGTTGACTTCTGTCCGTCACGATTCTGGTATTGTGTTTGCCGAAGTTGAAAATGAACGGTTAACGCTGGATATTTATCGTCCGTCTACTCGCGGGCGCTATCCCACAGTTATAGTCATTTACGGTGGAGCTTGGCAAAATGGTAATCCGTCGCTGGATGCTGACTTCAATCGCTATATGGCTGCCCAAGGGTATACGATGATTGCGATCGACTATCGTCATGCGCCTCGCTATCAGTTCCCCAGCCAAATCCTGGATGTGCAAACGGCGATGCAGTTTATTCAGCGCCATGCAACGGCATACGAGGTGGATCTTAATCGCATGGCTGTACTGGGGCGATCGGCAGGGGCACAGTTGGCGATGTTATTAGCCTACCAACCCGACACTACACCATTGCGAGCCGTCGTGAACTATTATGGCCCGGTTGATTTGGCAGCAGGCTATCGCAATCCCCCGGTTCCTGATCCGATTAATACCCGAGCAATTTTAGACGCATTTCTGGGTGGTTCTCCCGAACAAGTTCCCGACCAATATACACTGGCCTCTCCAATTCACTTCATTAAGCCAAATTTGCCGCCAACGCTCTTGGTCTATGGCAGCCGGGATCATGTCGTGGAAGCTAAATATGGACGACAGTTGCGCGATTGCCTGCAAGCCTCAGGAAACACAGCCGTGCTACTGGAAATTCCTTGGGCAGAACATGCTTTTGATGCAGTGTTCAGTGGTGTCAGTAATCAGCTAGTGCTTTATCATACAGAGCGTTTTTTAGCTTGGGCTTTACGATGA